In one Myxocyprinus asiaticus isolate MX2 ecotype Aquarium Trade chromosome 1, UBuf_Myxa_2, whole genome shotgun sequence genomic region, the following are encoded:
- the LOC127438481 gene encoding activated CDC42 kinase 1-like isoform X2 encodes MMDHDTQWLYQLLAEVQLERFYLRMRDGLNVTRIEHLNYVKDADLEHIGISRPGQRRLWEAVKKFKTNRRPRSGVTKVFSGRTPEGSDQLNAVGPSQRPDTGHALTCLIQDSELIFGERLGSGSFGVVRKAEWHTPTGRVLPVAVKTLRGDTSRQVHLVTDFLQEVTTMQSLDHPNIIHLYGVVLTQPLKMITELAPFGSLYDTLRLRQGKYPLSRLWLFSTQIAAGMEYLESKRFIHRDLAARNVLLTAREQVKIGDFGLMKGLDQDRDHYVMTAHRPIPFAWCAPECLCVGSFSHASDVWSFGVTLWEMFTYCEEPWMRLSGRQILYRVERGERLVRPPDCPQELYSVMRKCWAYNSTDRPTFSQLTTMVAEAQPMEVRAVKDFTEPRKLSLQANDLVTVIDHGLEMTEWKGQNQRTLNVAWFPPALTVASLTLVGMVTCSGPRPGPGLISPPLRGSLMHTGHGDTDPGRSWGTPERIDGPGSWRIPLAREMEGSNLKKMAGMSRSLESVLGGAQVKGRAGGSAAQRTDNRRPMQGQLVQNHCRFSDVVITPPRPTPPNFKCIKPLITFHDRRPGNPDTGAWIPPTHSHLQLQFQNQPQQRCLVAYNLARMAQLAWSSPQLDHGLKKEKERESEREKEREREKAKERYPPQIDKEAVIAQIQEAVHGVTSEEVQKALHRNDWNPTQAEQQLKTDQLYYMNQCSRDECQKILVRYNWDLQHAGCYLIRLVKDRTREAALER; translated from the exons ATGATGGATCATGACACTCAGTGGCTGTATCAGCTCCTTGCTGAAGTGCAGCTGGAGAGATTCTACCTAAGGATGCGCGACGGACTCAACGTGACACGTATTGAGCACCTGAACTATGTTAAAGATGCAGATCTTGAACATATTGGCATTAGTAGACCAG GACAGCGACGATTATGGGAAGCTGTCAAAAAATTTAAAACCAACAGGCGACCACGGTCAGGTGTGACCAAG GTTTTCAGTGGTCGCACCCCAGAGGGAAGTGACCAGTTAAATGCTGTTGGACCCAGCCAGAGGCCGGACACAGGGCATGCTCTCACCTGCCTTATCCAGGATAGTGAACTGATCTTTGGGGAGAGGCTGGGCTCAGGCTCCTTTGGGGTTGTTAGGAAAGCAGAATGGCACACGCCAACTGGACGAGTG CTGCCGGTAGCAGTGAAAACCTTGAGGGGTGACACATCCAGGCAGGTACACTTGGTGACTGATTTCCTCCAGGAAGTGACGACCATGCAGTCTCTGGATCACCCTAACATTATACATCTCTATGGTGTTGTCCTTACTCAACCACTTAAAATG ATAACAGAGCTGGCTCCTTTCGGTTCTTTATACGACACACTACGCCTACGTCAGGGAAAATATCCTCTTTCCCGTCTCTGGCTCTTCAGCACACAGATTGCTGCAGGTATGGAGTATTTAGAGTCCAAGCGCTTCATCCACAGAGACCTTGCGGCCCGGAACGTGCTCTTGACTGCTAGAGAGCAAGTGAAGATCGGAGACTTTGGATTGATGAAAGGCTTGGATCAGGACAGGGACCACTACGTCATGACGGCACACAGACCCATCCCCTTTGCATG GTGTGCTCCTGAGTGTTTATGTGTAGGTTCTTTCTCTCATGCCTCAGATGTCTGGAGTTTTGGTGTCACGTTGTGGGAAATGTTCACTTATTGTGAGGAGCCCTGGATGCGGCTCTCTGGCAGGCAG ATCTTGTATCGTGTAGAGCGGGGTGAGCGGTTGGTGAGGCCTCCAGACTGTCCACAAGAGCTGTATTCTGTGATGCGTAAATGTTGGGCCTACAATTCTACTGACCGACCGACCTTCTCACAGCTTACCACCATGGTAGCAGAG GCACAGCCTATGGAAGTTCGTGCAGTGAAAGACTTCACAGAGCCCAGAAAACTCTCGCTGCAGGCGAATGATCTAGTGACCGTAATAGACCATGG GCTGGAAATGACTGAGTGGAAGGGGCAAAACCAGAGAACTCTAAATGTTGCCTGGTTCCCCCCTGCGTTGACGGTCGCCTCTCTTACATTAGTAGGTATGGTGACTTGTTCTGGTCCTCGTCCTGGTCCTGGTTTGATCTCTCCCCCTCTTAGAGGTAGTCTGATGCACACTGGTCATGGAGACACTGACCCAGGACGCAGCTGGGGGACCCCAGAACGAATAGATGG CCCCGGAAGTTGGAGGATCCCATTAGCAAGAGAGATGGAAGGCTCCAATCTGAAGAAAATGGCAG GCATGTCAAGGAGTCTGGAGTCCGTCCTTGGTGGTGCACAGGTCAAAGGTCGAGCTGGTGGGAGTGCAGCTCAAAGAACCGATAACCGCAGACCCATGCAAGGACAACTGGTCCAAAACCACTGCAGATTTAGTGATGTTGTCATCACACCTCCACGGCCAACACCCCCCAACTTCAAATGCATCAAACCCCTGATAACGTTCCATGATCGGAGACCGGGAAACCCAGACACTGGTGCCTGGATCCCTCCAACTCATTCACACCTACAGCTACAGTTCCAAAACCAACCACAGCAGCGGTGTTTAGTGGCTTACAACCTTGCCAGAATGGCCCAATTGGCCTGGTCAAGCCCTCAGTTAGATCATGGCCTtaagaaagagaaggagagagagagcgaacgagagaaagaaagagagcggGAGAAAGCAAAGGAGAGGTACCCACCGCAAATTGACAAGGAGGCGGTCATAGCACAG ATTCAGGAGGCGGTACATGGAGTGACCAGTGAAGAGGTTCAGAAAGCTCTGCATCGCAATGACTGGAATCCTACACAAGCTGAACAACAGCTAAAG ACAGACCAGCTGTATTACATGAATCAGTGCTCTCGTGATGAATGTCAAAAAATCCTGGTTCGTTACAACTGGGACCTGCAGCATGCTGGCTGTTACCTCATTCGACTGGTCAAAGACAGAACCAGAGAGGCTGCACTAGAAAGATAA
- the LOC127438481 gene encoding activated CDC42 kinase 1-like isoform X1, whose amino-acid sequence MGYLSTAFMCFLNLENLVNIHLHSTGLLCDSVIMMDHDTQWLYQLLAEVQLERFYLRMRDGLNVTRIEHLNYVKDADLEHIGISRPGQRRLWEAVKKFKTNRRPRSGVTKVFSGRTPEGSDQLNAVGPSQRPDTGHALTCLIQDSELIFGERLGSGSFGVVRKAEWHTPTGRVLPVAVKTLRGDTSRQVHLVTDFLQEVTTMQSLDHPNIIHLYGVVLTQPLKMITELAPFGSLYDTLRLRQGKYPLSRLWLFSTQIAAGMEYLESKRFIHRDLAARNVLLTAREQVKIGDFGLMKGLDQDRDHYVMTAHRPIPFAWCAPECLCVGSFSHASDVWSFGVTLWEMFTYCEEPWMRLSGRQILYRVERGERLVRPPDCPQELYSVMRKCWAYNSTDRPTFSQLTTMVAEAQPMEVRAVKDFTEPRKLSLQANDLVTVIDHGLEMTEWKGQNQRTLNVAWFPPALTVASLTLVGMVTCSGPRPGPGLISPPLRGSLMHTGHGDTDPGRSWGTPERIDGPGSWRIPLAREMEGSNLKKMAGMSRSLESVLGGAQVKGRAGGSAAQRTDNRRPMQGQLVQNHCRFSDVVITPPRPTPPNFKCIKPLITFHDRRPGNPDTGAWIPPTHSHLQLQFQNQPQQRCLVAYNLARMAQLAWSSPQLDHGLKKEKERESEREKEREREKAKERYPPQIDKEAVIAQIQEAVHGVTSEEVQKALHRNDWNPTQAEQQLKTDQLYYMNQCSRDECQKILVRYNWDLQHAGCYLIRLVKDRTREAALER is encoded by the exons ATGGGTTACCTttctactgcctttatgtgctttttgaatcttgaaaatttggtcaacattcacttgcaca GTACAGGGTTGCTGTGTGACAGTGTAATAATGATGGATCATGACACTCAGTGGCTGTATCAGCTCCTTGCTGAAGTGCAGCTGGAGAGATTCTACCTAAGGATGCGCGACGGACTCAACGTGACACGTATTGAGCACCTGAACTATGTTAAAGATGCAGATCTTGAACATATTGGCATTAGTAGACCAG GACAGCGACGATTATGGGAAGCTGTCAAAAAATTTAAAACCAACAGGCGACCACGGTCAGGTGTGACCAAG GTTTTCAGTGGTCGCACCCCAGAGGGAAGTGACCAGTTAAATGCTGTTGGACCCAGCCAGAGGCCGGACACAGGGCATGCTCTCACCTGCCTTATCCAGGATAGTGAACTGATCTTTGGGGAGAGGCTGGGCTCAGGCTCCTTTGGGGTTGTTAGGAAAGCAGAATGGCACACGCCAACTGGACGAGTG CTGCCGGTAGCAGTGAAAACCTTGAGGGGTGACACATCCAGGCAGGTACACTTGGTGACTGATTTCCTCCAGGAAGTGACGACCATGCAGTCTCTGGATCACCCTAACATTATACATCTCTATGGTGTTGTCCTTACTCAACCACTTAAAATG ATAACAGAGCTGGCTCCTTTCGGTTCTTTATACGACACACTACGCCTACGTCAGGGAAAATATCCTCTTTCCCGTCTCTGGCTCTTCAGCACACAGATTGCTGCAGGTATGGAGTATTTAGAGTCCAAGCGCTTCATCCACAGAGACCTTGCGGCCCGGAACGTGCTCTTGACTGCTAGAGAGCAAGTGAAGATCGGAGACTTTGGATTGATGAAAGGCTTGGATCAGGACAGGGACCACTACGTCATGACGGCACACAGACCCATCCCCTTTGCATG GTGTGCTCCTGAGTGTTTATGTGTAGGTTCTTTCTCTCATGCCTCAGATGTCTGGAGTTTTGGTGTCACGTTGTGGGAAATGTTCACTTATTGTGAGGAGCCCTGGATGCGGCTCTCTGGCAGGCAG ATCTTGTATCGTGTAGAGCGGGGTGAGCGGTTGGTGAGGCCTCCAGACTGTCCACAAGAGCTGTATTCTGTGATGCGTAAATGTTGGGCCTACAATTCTACTGACCGACCGACCTTCTCACAGCTTACCACCATGGTAGCAGAG GCACAGCCTATGGAAGTTCGTGCAGTGAAAGACTTCACAGAGCCCAGAAAACTCTCGCTGCAGGCGAATGATCTAGTGACCGTAATAGACCATGG GCTGGAAATGACTGAGTGGAAGGGGCAAAACCAGAGAACTCTAAATGTTGCCTGGTTCCCCCCTGCGTTGACGGTCGCCTCTCTTACATTAGTAGGTATGGTGACTTGTTCTGGTCCTCGTCCTGGTCCTGGTTTGATCTCTCCCCCTCTTAGAGGTAGTCTGATGCACACTGGTCATGGAGACACTGACCCAGGACGCAGCTGGGGGACCCCAGAACGAATAGATGG CCCCGGAAGTTGGAGGATCCCATTAGCAAGAGAGATGGAAGGCTCCAATCTGAAGAAAATGGCAG GCATGTCAAGGAGTCTGGAGTCCGTCCTTGGTGGTGCACAGGTCAAAGGTCGAGCTGGTGGGAGTGCAGCTCAAAGAACCGATAACCGCAGACCCATGCAAGGACAACTGGTCCAAAACCACTGCAGATTTAGTGATGTTGTCATCACACCTCCACGGCCAACACCCCCCAACTTCAAATGCATCAAACCCCTGATAACGTTCCATGATCGGAGACCGGGAAACCCAGACACTGGTGCCTGGATCCCTCCAACTCATTCACACCTACAGCTACAGTTCCAAAACCAACCACAGCAGCGGTGTTTAGTGGCTTACAACCTTGCCAGAATGGCCCAATTGGCCTGGTCAAGCCCTCAGTTAGATCATGGCCTtaagaaagagaaggagagagagagcgaacgagagaaagaaagagagcggGAGAAAGCAAAGGAGAGGTACCCACCGCAAATTGACAAGGAGGCGGTCATAGCACAG ATTCAGGAGGCGGTACATGGAGTGACCAGTGAAGAGGTTCAGAAAGCTCTGCATCGCAATGACTGGAATCCTACACAAGCTGAACAACAGCTAAAG ACAGACCAGCTGTATTACATGAATCAGTGCTCTCGTGATGAATGTCAAAAAATCCTGGTTCGTTACAACTGGGACCTGCAGCATGCTGGCTGTTACCTCATTCGACTGGTCAAAGACAGAACCAGAGAGGCTGCACTAGAAAGATAA